A stretch of the uncultured Desulfobacter sp. genome encodes the following:
- the rpsP gene encoding 30S ribosomal protein S16, producing the protein MAVKLRLTRKGTKKKPFYRIVAADIEAPRDGKFLEAVGTYDPMQDPAVINLKQDRVQYWLEQGAKPTTTVKSILKKQSAESVSA; encoded by the coding sequence ATGGCAGTAAAACTCAGACTTACCCGTAAAGGCACCAAAAAGAAACCCTTTTACAGAATTGTTGCAGCTGATATTGAAGCACCTAGGGACGGCAAGTTCCTTGAAGCCGTCGGCACCTATGATCCCATGCAGGATCCAGCCGTTATCAACCTTAAGCAAGACCGGGTGCAGTACTGGCTGGAACAGGGTGCCAAGCCCACCACAACGGTAAAAAGTATCCTTAAAAAACAGAGCGCAGAAAGCGTTTCTGCCTAA
- a CDS encoding KH domain-containing protein, which produces MKELIEYLAKALVDNPDEVQVSEVTGDQTSVLELKVAKEDLGKVIGKQGRSARAMRTILSAAATKMKKRTVLEIIE; this is translated from the coding sequence ATGAAAGAGCTGATTGAGTACTTAGCAAAGGCATTGGTAGACAATCCCGATGAGGTTCAAGTCTCTGAAGTGACGGGTGACCAGACTTCCGTACTTGAACTCAAAGTGGCAAAGGAAGACTTGGGCAAGGTTATCGGTAAACAGGGCAGATCAGCCAGGGCCATGAGAACAATCCTGAGTGCCGCGGCCACAAAAATGAAAAAACGCACGGTACTGGAAATTATCGAGTAA
- the rimM gene encoding ribosome maturation factor RimM (Essential for efficient processing of 16S rRNA) yields the protein MECSNTWLTIGKVTGVHGLKGNLKVWSWAQSPETFTQGLAVMLKDEEASWDTGREYIILGTGKYKKGVLLTLEGVTTRDASEALVGKLVLVDKTNLPDLDENTWYWQDLIGLTVVDTCEGELGEVTHLFPTGADDILVVVDQTSQNKQEVLIPMNAVFIKEINIETGVITTELPEGFITD from the coding sequence ATGGAGTGTTCGAACACCTGGCTGACCATCGGCAAGGTCACGGGCGTTCACGGCCTTAAGGGAAACCTGAAAGTATGGTCCTGGGCCCAGTCGCCCGAAACCTTTACCCAAGGGCTTGCCGTGATGCTCAAAGACGAGGAGGCCTCCTGGGACACTGGCCGGGAATATATAATTCTGGGTACTGGTAAGTATAAAAAAGGGGTACTTTTAACCCTTGAGGGAGTAACAACCCGGGACGCCTCGGAAGCACTTGTGGGAAAACTTGTTCTGGTGGATAAAACTAATCTGCCGGACCTGGATGAAAATACCTGGTACTGGCAGGATTTGATCGGACTGACGGTTGTAGATACCTGTGAGGGGGAGCTTGGGGAAGTAACACATCTTTTCCCCACAGGCGCCGATGATATCCTGGTTGTTGTGGATCAAACTTCACAAAACAAACAGGAAGTACTGATCCCCATGAATGCCGTGTTTATCAAGGAGATAAACATAGAGACCGGCGTGATTACGACCGAATTGCCTGAAGGATTTATCACGGACTGA
- the trmD gene encoding tRNA (guanosine(37)-N1)-methyltransferase TrmD: protein MKFTVLTLFPEFLDAFFANGIMARALNRKVISADSINIRDFAFDRHNSVDDRPYGGGSGMVMMPGPLEKAIDSVRQASTDPRVVCLTPQGKPFTQARACELAAAGQDLILICGRYEGIDERVYTRQVDEEICVGDFVMTGGEIAAMAVIDAVARMIPGVLGSNESSQDESFMDNRLEYAQYTRPETYESMAVPGVLLSGNHEKIRQWRRRSALERTFIKRPDLFESRCPDSEEKEILRQWCRELEALIHK, encoded by the coding sequence ATGAAGTTTACCGTACTGACATTGTTTCCGGAATTTCTGGATGCATTTTTTGCCAACGGCATTATGGCCAGGGCGTTGAACCGGAAAGTTATCAGCGCTGATAGCATCAATATCCGGGATTTTGCTTTTGACCGGCATAACAGCGTGGATGACCGCCCCTACGGTGGCGGCAGCGGCATGGTAATGATGCCGGGACCTTTGGAAAAGGCCATTGATTCTGTCAGACAGGCTTCCACCGACCCTCGAGTGGTGTGCCTGACACCCCAAGGCAAACCTTTTACCCAGGCCCGGGCCTGTGAACTTGCCGCAGCCGGACAGGACTTGATTCTGATTTGCGGCCGGTACGAGGGGATTGATGAGCGGGTCTATACCCGACAGGTGGATGAAGAGATCTGCGTAGGAGACTTTGTGATGACCGGCGGAGAAATTGCTGCCATGGCAGTGATTGACGCCGTTGCCAGAATGATCCCCGGGGTCCTTGGGAGCAATGAATCATCCCAGGATGAATCGTTCATGGACAACCGTCTTGAATATGCCCAGTACACCAGGCCCGAAACATATGAGAGCATGGCTGTACCAGGAGTACTTTTGTCCGGGAACCATGAAAAAATCCGCCAATGGCGCAGACGATCCGCTTTGGAACGAACATTTATCAAGCGCCCGGATCTGTTTGAATCCCGGTGCCCGGATAGTGAAGAAAAAGAGATTTTGCGGCAGTGGTGCCGGGAGCTTGAGGCATTAATCCATAAATGA
- a CDS encoding RNA methyltransferase yields MSAPIYLALIHYPVVNKNGQITGSALTNMDLHDIARAGRTFGVKAYYVVTPYEDQQNLAVQIMDHWTHGHGGRVNPARKSALERVRVAKTFEAACNDIEIEQGTGVVKVATSASSRCATRSCRQLGQELMMSNTPHVLAFGTAWGLAPEVMDQCDHILEPIRGSGSYNHLSVRSAASIYLDRLINVDRLING; encoded by the coding sequence ATGAGTGCACCTATTTACTTGGCATTGATCCACTACCCGGTGGTCAATAAAAACGGGCAGATCACAGGATCAGCCCTGACCAACATGGACCTGCATGACATTGCCAGGGCAGGCCGGACATTCGGGGTAAAGGCGTATTATGTGGTTACCCCATATGAAGATCAACAAAACCTGGCCGTCCAGATTATGGATCACTGGACCCATGGCCACGGAGGGAGGGTTAATCCGGCCAGAAAGTCCGCCCTTGAACGTGTCAGGGTGGCAAAGACATTTGAAGCAGCCTGCAATGATATAGAAATTGAACAGGGAACGGGTGTGGTTAAAGTAGCGACCAGCGCCAGCAGCCGGTGCGCCACGCGTAGTTGCAGACAGCTTGGACAGGAATTAATGATGAGCAATACCCCCCATGTACTTGCCTTTGGCACGGCATGGGGACTGGCACCGGAAGTAATGGACCAGTGTGATCATATCCTTGAACCCATACGGGGTTCAGGATCATATAATCACTTAAGCGTCCGCTCCGCAGCATCCATATACTTAGACAGATTAATAAACGTAGACAGATTAATAAACGGCTAA
- the rplS gene encoding 50S ribosomal protein L19 encodes MTANLIQKIEREQMRLDIPDFDSGDTIKVHVKIREGEKERIQVFQGVVIKKTKGLSSARFTVRKISGGVGVERIFPLYSPAIDKIEVVTRGRVRRSKLYYLRNLRGKAARIKEKRFA; translated from the coding sequence ATGACAGCAAACCTAATCCAAAAAATTGAAAGAGAACAGATGCGCCTTGACATCCCTGATTTCGACTCCGGGGATACCATAAAGGTCCATGTAAAAATCAGGGAAGGTGAAAAGGAACGTATCCAGGTCTTCCAGGGCGTAGTGATCAAAAAAACCAAAGGTCTTTCCAGCGCCCGGTTTACCGTGAGAAAAATTTCCGGCGGCGTGGGTGTTGAACGAATTTTCCCCCTCTATTCTCCTGCCATTGACAAAATTGAGGTGGTTACCCGGGGACGCGTAAGAAGATCTAAACTTTACTATCTGAGAAACCTTCGCGGCAAAGCTGCAAGAATCAAAGAAAAACGCTTTGCCTGA
- a CDS encoding ribonuclease HII has product MLFYEKQAMLDGYKVIAGVDEAGRGPLAGPVVSAAVVLPESFDVPGINDSKKLSEKKREALFPVIQAQAIAFGIGMADHEEIDRINILQASLLSMKRAVDALQLTPDYLLIDGKFTINTTIDQCPVIKGDALSLSIAAASILAKVTRDRIMAELDAKYPQYGLKRHKGYPTKAHKEAIRTHGPCPVHRKSFKGVKDI; this is encoded by the coding sequence ATGCTGTTTTATGAAAAACAGGCGATGTTGGACGGATATAAAGTGATTGCAGGTGTTGATGAGGCCGGCAGGGGACCCCTTGCCGGCCCTGTCGTGTCTGCAGCTGTGGTGTTGCCTGAAAGTTTTGATGTCCCAGGCATTAATGATTCAAAAAAGCTTTCTGAAAAAAAAAGAGAAGCACTTTTTCCAGTGATTCAGGCCCAGGCCATTGCCTTTGGCATCGGCATGGCCGACCATGAGGAAATCGATCGGATTAATATTCTGCAGGCATCACTGCTCTCCATGAAACGTGCTGTTGACGCTTTGCAGCTTACACCCGATTATCTGCTCATTGACGGCAAATTTACTATAAACACCACCATAGACCAGTGCCCTGTGATTAAAGGGGACGCCTTAAGCTTATCCATTGCAGCAGCTTCTATTCTGGCCAAGGTTACACGGGATCGAATCATGGCGGAGCTTGATGCAAAATACCCTCAATATGGCCTTAAACGCCATAAAGGCTATCCAACCAAAGCCCACAAAGAGGCAATCCGGACCCATGGTCCATGCCCTGTGCATCGCAAAAGCTTTAAAGGTGTAAAGGATATATGA
- a CDS encoding YraN family protein, which produces MSFRGKQLGKKGERSAQKFLVSRGYKILESNYSTPKFEIDIIAKDNDTLCFIEVKTRTGIKKGLPREGVTTAKQKKIIMGAQYYLHLKKITDTRLRFDVVEVLYKDSSHTACDITIIPNAFQGS; this is translated from the coding sequence ATGAGCTTTAGGGGAAAGCAGCTGGGCAAAAAGGGAGAACGATCCGCCCAAAAATTTCTTGTTTCCAGGGGGTATAAAATATTGGAATCCAATTATTCAACCCCAAAGTTTGAAATCGATATCATTGCCAAAGACAATGACACCTTGTGCTTTATTGAAGTCAAAACCCGAACAGGTATAAAAAAAGGACTGCCTCGGGAAGGTGTCACAACCGCTAAGCAAAAAAAAATCATCATGGGTGCCCAATACTATCTACACCTAAAAAAAATAACCGACACCCGGCTTCGATTTGATGTGGTGGAGGTCTTGTACAAGGACAGTTCTCACACGGCTTGTGACATCACTATAATCCCAAATGCATTTCAAGGAAGTTAA
- the rsmI gene encoding 16S rRNA (cytidine(1402)-2'-O)-methyltransferase, whose protein sequence is MVGTLYIVATPLGNLEDMTFRAVRMLKEADLIAAEDTRHSKKLLNHYGITTPLIACHEHNEAAKADDLVQRLEKGITIALISDAGTPLISDPGYRLVSMASKKGIPIVPIPGCNAAITGLSASGLPTDAFIFLGFAPKKQGRLDNFLNDAAHHKATLIFYESPRRVIRLISSAIKVLGDRQACLARELTKQYEEFIRGPLSAILSTLENRETVKGECVLFITGDDEQPVALSAEQMESMIMDGLNQNIRTGELAKEIAGYANFSKSKVYDMILALKKRL, encoded by the coding sequence ATGGTCGGCACGCTGTATATTGTGGCAACCCCTTTGGGCAACCTTGAGGATATGACATTTCGGGCGGTGCGCATGCTAAAGGAAGCCGACCTGATTGCAGCCGAAGACACCCGTCATTCAAAAAAGCTGCTAAATCATTACGGCATTACAACCCCCTTAATTGCTTGCCATGAGCACAACGAAGCCGCAAAAGCCGATGACCTGGTCCAGCGGCTTGAAAAGGGAATAACCATCGCTTTGATCAGCGATGCAGGCACGCCTTTAATTTCAGACCCCGGTTACCGCCTGGTGTCAATGGCCTCAAAAAAAGGCATCCCCATTGTGCCGATACCCGGATGCAACGCTGCGATTACCGGATTGAGCGCATCCGGCCTGCCCACCGACGCCTTTATTTTTCTGGGATTTGCGCCTAAAAAACAAGGACGATTGGACAACTTTCTCAATGATGCCGCCCACCATAAAGCCACACTGATATTTTATGAATCCCCGCGGCGCGTTATCCGGCTGATATCTTCGGCCATAAAGGTATTGGGAGACCGTCAGGCCTGTCTTGCCAGAGAATTGACAAAACAATATGAGGAGTTTATCCGAGGTCCTTTATCCGCTATTCTATCTACCCTTGAAAACCGGGAAACCGTCAAAGGCGAATGCGTTTTGTTTATTACAGGAGACGACGAACAACCTGTGGCGTTGTCTGCAGAACAGATGGAATCCATGATCATGGATGGCCTAAATCAGAATATACGAACCGGTGAACTTGCAAAAGAAATAGCCGGATATGCAAATTTCTCAAAGTCCAAGGTTTACGACATGATTTTAGCCCTAAAAAAGCGCCTTTAA
- a CDS encoding inorganic phosphate transporter, whose product MSIEICYVIVGMLILFAIFDLIVGVTNDAVNFLNSSIGSKAAPFKIIMIIASVGILTGVTFSAGMMEVARKGIFHPELFTMPELLTIFLAVMITDILLLDLFNTYGLPTSTTVSIVFELLGSAVALSVIKLAAHTDSTLGLLDYINSTKAITIVFGILLSILVAFASGATVQFISRMIFTFNYKRRLKYYGALWGGVALTIITFFILIKGAKGATFMDPQMVTWIKNHSLILMGCIFVTSAIILQVLITLFKINILKPIVLVGTFALAMAFAANDLVNFIGVPLAGLNAFKTALASSDPMNITMEALGGKVHTQTFIMLIAGAIMVTTLWVSRKARTVTETEISLGQQDEGMERFESVWLSRRIVNLFYSLFTAVKIICPSVIGRVIARRISPISEDPHVGGKEKPSFDLLRASVNLMVASAVVSLATSLKLPLSTTYVTFMVAMGSSFSDQAWGRESAVYRVTGVLTVIGGWFMTAFIAFIASFIAGNVIYYFKMPGVVGLMVFVFFMIYRNKKRHEGNEKTKEETTIYHLEEVEDFQSSVSATFDHLALHLQGMRLSLGTAFDALFQEDLDALREHRRKVKQFQVRSNIIIANIFKVLRLLQRGDHKGSFNYYQIIRRLQKLNDGYRDTVIRSTRHVANRHKGLLPAQINELTEIKTEFLYILEQVEIAFNKKDIVDCHHIGARFHYLRDLVDEYNANQIARIREESSKTRLSIMYYAISGNCVMMAKQTVKLLEIFNEALPSKNGTNSCRNLHLD is encoded by the coding sequence ATGAGCATTGAAATATGCTATGTCATCGTAGGGATGCTGATCCTGTTTGCAATTTTTGATCTGATTGTCGGGGTCACCAATGACGCGGTTAATTTTTTAAACTCCTCAATCGGGTCTAAGGCAGCACCCTTTAAAATAATCATGATTATTGCCAGTGTTGGTATTCTGACCGGTGTTACCTTTTCTGCAGGTATGATGGAAGTGGCCCGAAAAGGTATTTTTCATCCCGAACTTTTTACCATGCCCGAACTTTTGACCATATTTTTGGCTGTCATGATCACGGATATCCTGCTTTTAGATCTTTTTAACACATATGGTCTACCCACTTCGACGACAGTATCCATTGTATTTGAATTACTCGGATCTGCCGTGGCCTTGTCTGTGATAAAACTGGCCGCTCATACGGATTCAACTCTCGGGCTTTTGGATTATATAAACTCGACCAAAGCCATTACAATCGTTTTTGGTATTTTATTATCTATTCTCGTGGCATTTGCTTCAGGTGCAACGGTCCAGTTTATATCCAGAATGATATTCACCTTTAATTATAAAAGACGGCTGAAATATTACGGCGCGCTGTGGGGCGGTGTGGCCCTTACCATCATCACCTTTTTTATCCTCATAAAAGGGGCCAAAGGTGCTACATTCATGGATCCACAAATGGTGACATGGATAAAAAACCACTCTCTTATTCTCATGGGATGTATTTTCGTAACCTCCGCCATTATCCTCCAGGTTCTCATCACTTTATTCAAAATAAATATCCTTAAACCCATTGTCCTTGTGGGTACATTTGCCCTGGCCATGGCATTTGCCGCCAACGATCTCGTCAATTTTATCGGGGTACCCCTGGCAGGCCTCAATGCCTTTAAAACAGCCCTGGCCTCATCCGACCCCATGAACATCACTATGGAGGCACTGGGGGGAAAAGTGCACACTCAGACCTTTATTATGCTCATTGCAGGTGCCATCATGGTGACCACCCTGTGGGTATCACGCAAGGCAAGGACAGTGACCGAAACAGAAATCAGCCTGGGGCAGCAGGATGAAGGTATGGAACGGTTTGAATCCGTCTGGTTGTCCAGGCGCATTGTAAACCTTTTCTACAGCTTGTTTACGGCTGTAAAAATCATATGTCCATCCGTCATCGGCAGGGTTATAGCCCGGCGAATCAGCCCGATCTCCGAAGACCCCCATGTTGGTGGAAAAGAAAAACCCTCCTTTGATCTGCTGCGCGCCTCTGTGAATCTGATGGTGGCATCTGCCGTGGTCTCCCTGGCCACATCCTTGAAACTGCCCTTGTCCACCACCTATGTGACGTTTATGGTCGCTATGGGCTCCTCCTTTTCCGACCAGGCCTGGGGCAGAGAAAGTGCCGTATACCGTGTCACCGGTGTTTTAACAGTGATTGGCGGTTGGTTCATGACCGCCTTTATTGCCTTTATAGCCTCTTTTATCGCAGGCAATGTCATCTACTATTTTAAAATGCCTGGTGTGGTCGGTCTGATGGTTTTTGTATTTTTCATGATATACAGAAACAAAAAACGGCACGAAGGCAATGAAAAAACCAAAGAAGAGACCACCATTTACCATCTTGAAGAGGTGGAAGATTTTCAGTCTTCGGTTTCCGCAACATTTGACCACCTCGCCCTTCATCTTCAAGGCATGAGGCTATCTTTAGGAACTGCCTTTGATGCGCTGTTTCAAGAAGATTTGGACGCCCTAAGGGAACATCGTAGAAAGGTCAAGCAGTTCCAGGTGCGCAGCAATATAATCATTGCCAATATCTTTAAAGTATTACGGCTTTTGCAGCGTGGGGATCACAAGGGGTCGTTCAACTATTATCAGATAATCCGGCGCCTTCAGAAACTAAACGACGGATACAGGGATACGGTGATCAGGTCCACCAGGCACGTGGCCAACCGGCATAAAGGGCTTTTACCCGCCCAGATTAACGAACTCACGGAGATTAAAACAGAATTTCTTTACATTCTTGAGCAGGTGGAAATCGCATTCAATAAAAAAGATATTGTGGACTGCCACCACATCGGTGCACGATTCCACTATCTTAGGGACCTTGTGGATGAATACAACGCCAATCAAATTGCCAGAATCAGAGAAGAATCCTCAAAAACACGCCTAAGTATCATGTACTACGCCATTTCCGGCAATTGCGTCATGATGGCCAAACAAACAGTAAAACTGCTTGAAATATTCAACGAGGCGCTGCCTTCAAAAAACGGCACCAATTCCTGTAGGAACCTCCATTTAGACTGA